The following coding sequences are from one Pseudonocardia sp. EC080619-01 window:
- a CDS encoding MFS transporter gives MSRPSSSPASPVDAPTPIGPPSALVAVLAAAGIVVSLQQTVVVPLVPLFPSLLGADPADTAWIVTATLLAGAVAVPVVGRFADMVGKRRMLLVCLGVLVTGSVVAALSTSLVPLVVGRALQGLAAGVVPLGISLMRDLLPAERVGSATATMSASLGVGGALGLPASALVVQVADWHALFWAAAVLGAAVIALVVLLVPESPQRTGGRFDLPGALLLAVALVGLLLAVSKGGDWGWASPLTLSLLAVAAVALAGFGLRELRTPDPLIDLRVSRRRPLLLTNTASAVFGFSMFAMSLVFPQLLQLPEETGYGLGQSILVAGLVLAPGGLCMMAMSPVSARISARYGPRTTLMAGAVVVAAGYGLGAAFHAAVWQLLVSSVVISAGIGLAYGAMPALVMAAVPVTQTAAANSLNNLMRAIGLSTAGAVAGVLLARMTTAGPGGSVVPSEAAFSLVMLLGAGSALVAMAVTAAIPRTRP, from the coding sequence ATGTCCCGTCCCTCGAGCTCCCCGGCCTCCCCCGTGGACGCTCCCACCCCCATCGGGCCGCCGTCCGCGCTGGTCGCCGTGCTCGCCGCGGCGGGCATCGTCGTCTCGCTCCAGCAGACCGTGGTGGTCCCGCTCGTCCCGCTGTTCCCGTCCCTGCTGGGTGCCGACCCGGCGGACACCGCGTGGATCGTCACCGCGACACTCCTGGCCGGCGCCGTCGCCGTCCCGGTGGTCGGACGGTTCGCCGACATGGTCGGCAAGCGCCGGATGCTGCTCGTCTGCCTCGGCGTGCTGGTGACCGGCTCCGTGGTGGCCGCGCTCAGCACCTCGCTGGTCCCGCTGGTGGTCGGGCGGGCGCTGCAGGGACTGGCCGCGGGCGTCGTCCCGCTGGGGATCAGCCTGATGCGGGACCTGCTGCCCGCGGAGCGGGTCGGCTCGGCCACCGCGACGATGAGCGCCTCACTCGGCGTCGGCGGCGCGCTCGGCCTCCCCGCGTCCGCGCTGGTGGTGCAGGTCGCCGACTGGCACGCACTGTTCTGGGCCGCCGCGGTGCTCGGGGCCGCGGTGATCGCCCTGGTGGTGCTGCTCGTCCCGGAGTCCCCGCAGCGGACCGGGGGACGGTTCGACCTGCCCGGTGCACTGCTGCTCGCGGTGGCCCTCGTCGGGCTGTTGCTCGCGGTGTCGAAGGGCGGCGACTGGGGCTGGGCGAGCCCGCTCACGCTGTCGCTGCTCGCCGTCGCGGCGGTGGCGCTGGCCGGTTTCGGGCTGCGCGAGCTGCGCACCCCCGATCCGCTGATCGACCTGCGGGTCAGCCGGCGGCGCCCGCTGCTGCTCACCAACACCGCGTCCGCCGTGTTCGGGTTCTCGATGTTCGCGATGTCGCTGGTCTTCCCGCAGCTGCTGCAGCTGCCCGAGGAGACCGGCTACGGGCTCGGGCAGTCGATCCTGGTCGCCGGCCTCGTCCTCGCGCCCGGCGGGCTCTGCATGATGGCGATGTCCCCGGTGTCGGCGCGGATCAGCGCCCGCTACGGCCCGCGGACGACGCTGATGGCCGGCGCCGTCGTCGTCGCCGCCGGGTACGGGCTGGGGGCCGCGTTCCACGCCGCGGTGTGGCAGCTGCTGGTGAGCTCCGTCGTGATCAGCGCCGGCATCGGACTGGCCTACGGCGCGATGCCCGCCCTGGTCATGGCCGCGGTGCCGGTCACCCAGACCGCGGCCGCCAACAGCCTCAACAACCTGATGCGGGCGATCGGCCTGTCCACCGCCGGTGCCGTCGCGGGCGTCCTGCTCGCCCGGATGACGACGGCGGGTCCCGGCGGCTCCGTCGTCCCGTCCGAGGCCGCGTTCTCCCTGGTGATGCTGCTCGGGGCCGGCTCCGCGCTGGTCGCGATGGCCGTCACCGCCGCCATTCCCCGCACCCGACCCTGA
- a CDS encoding TetR/AcrR family transcriptional regulator, whose translation MSTVSTSGPSERAAATRERILEAAERLFAEHGVHAVSNRAVAEAAGQGNNTVVGYHFGTKADLVRALIRRQAGAMDARREETAARLPPEADLRDWVDALVRPVADHLAAAGAPTWYARFGAQVMTDPALREIMVAESLASRSLTVVLDGLNARLPTLPPEVRLERGEICRQLLVHHFAERERALAEGLPTPRSSWADAATGLVDVLVGVWTAPVSPAGPGA comes from the coding sequence ATGAGCACGGTGAGCACGAGCGGCCCGAGCGAGCGCGCCGCGGCGACCCGGGAACGGATCCTGGAGGCCGCCGAGCGGCTCTTCGCCGAGCACGGCGTCCACGCGGTGTCGAACCGGGCCGTGGCGGAGGCGGCCGGACAGGGCAACAACACCGTCGTCGGCTACCACTTCGGCACGAAGGCCGATCTCGTCCGCGCGCTCATCCGGCGCCAGGCCGGGGCGATGGACGCCCGCCGCGAGGAGACGGCGGCCCGGCTGCCGCCCGAGGCGGACCTCCGCGACTGGGTCGACGCCCTGGTCCGGCCGGTCGCCGACCACCTCGCCGCGGCCGGGGCGCCGACCTGGTACGCGCGGTTCGGGGCGCAGGTGATGACCGACCCCGCGCTGCGGGAGATCATGGTCGCCGAGTCGCTCGCGTCGCGGTCGCTGACCGTCGTCCTCGACGGGCTGAACGCCCGGCTCCCCACGCTGCCGCCGGAGGTCCGGCTCGAGCGCGGTGAGATCTGCCGTCAGCTGCTCGTGCACCATTTCGCCGAGCGGGAGCGGGCGCTGGCCGAGGGCCTGCCCACGCCGCGGTCGTCCTGGGCGGACGCCGCGACGGGGCTGGTCGACGTGCTCGTCGGGGTGTGGACGGCGCCGGTCAGTCCCGCAGGTCCGGGCGCCTGA